Proteins from one Hemiscyllium ocellatum isolate sHemOce1 chromosome 8, sHemOce1.pat.X.cur, whole genome shotgun sequence genomic window:
- the eif5 gene encoding eukaryotic translation initiation factor 5, with product MAVNVNRSVSDQFYRYKMPRLIAKVEGKGNGIKTVIVNMVDVAKALNRPPTYPTKFFGCELGAQTQFDSKNDRYIVNGSHEANKLQDMLDGFIRKFVLCNECENPETDLHVNPKKQTIGISCKACGYRGMLDTRHKLCTFILKNPPENGDGGSAKKEKKTKKGKDKENGSVPNSESSTHNEFDAPDAVDGEDDDDDWCEETTEEAQRRRMGEISEHAKNLTLSDDLGKTLEERVNLFYNFVKKKKEEGIIDSADKDLRSEAERLDVIAMGPLILSELLFDENIRDQIKKYKRHFLRFCHGNKKAQKYLLGGFECLVKIHRDQLLPRVPHVLKQLYDADLLEEEVILAWAEKVSKKYVPKELAKEIHAKADPFIKWLKEAEEESEEEEEEESEEEKDVEVVYDSSARELKVETVKPIKTKEEEDIDIDAI from the exons ATGGCTGTCAACGTCAACCGCAGTGTGTCTGACCAATTCTATCGGTACAAAATGCCCCGTCTGATTGCTAAG GTCGAGGGCAAAGGGAATGGTATAAAGACAgtaatagtcaacatggttgATGTTGCCAAGGCGCTTAATCGGCCTCCAACGT ATCCCACCAAGTTTTTTGGTTGTGAGCTGGGAGCTCAGACCcagtttgattcaaagaatgaCCGTTATATTGTGAATGGATCTCATGAGGCGAATAAGCTGCAAGACATGCTGGATGGATTCATTAGGAAATTTGTCCTTTGTAATGAGTGTGAGAATCCTGAAACTGACCTG CATGTTAATCCAAAGAAACAAACTATTGGTATTTCCTGTAAAGCCTGTGGATACCGAGGCATGCTTGACACACGCCACAAGCTCTGCACGTTCATTCTTAAAAATCCACCTG AAAATGGAGATGGTGGCTCAGCCAAGAAAGAGAAGAAAACCAAAAAGGGCAAAGACAAGGAGAATGGATCAGTACCTAATTCAGAATCATCCACCCACAATGAGTTTGATGCACCAGATGCAGTG GATGGTGAAGATGATGACGATGATTGGTGTGAAGAAACTACAGAGGAAGCCCAGAGGCGTCGAATGGGTGAAATCAGTGAGCATGCCAAAAACTTGACACTCAGTGATGATCTGGGAAAAACTTTAGAGGAAAGAGTGAACTTATTCTACAACTTTGTCAAG aaaaagaaggaagagggCATTATTGATTCTGCTGATAAAGATCTTCGATCAGAAGCTGAAAGACTGGATGTAATAGCAATGGGCCCTCTCATACTAAGTGAGCTGCTTTTTGATGAGAACATACGAGATCAGATCAAGAAATATAAACGGCACTTTCTACGT TTCTGCCATGGTAATAAAAAAGCTCAGAAGTATTTACTCGGTGGCTTTGAGTGTCTGGTGAAAATACATCGGGACCAACTGCTGCCCAGAGTTCCACATGTATTGAAGCAGCTTTATGATGCTGATCTCTTGGAAGAAGAGGTTATTCTTGCCTGGGCTGAGAAA GTATCGAAGAAGTATGTCCCCAAAGAACTTGCCAAAGAGATACATGCGAAGGCAGATCCGTTTATTAAGTGGCTAAAAGAAGCTGAAGAGGAATCTGaagaagaagaggaggaggaatctGAAGAAGAGAAAGATGTGGAG GTGGTTTACGATAGCTCTGCAAGAGAACTGAAAGTGGAAACTGTGAAACCCATTAAGACAAAAGAGGAAGAGGATATAGATATTGATGCTATTTGA